A stretch of Corallococcus exiguus DNA encodes these proteins:
- a CDS encoding phosphatase PAP2 family protein — protein sequence MLASYRTLATFCLLVLAPLTPAAAQDTSDAPRALRFNWTRDGIITGTAGVLWISTESVFKDNLAPAQCRWCDRAPDGTDRLNRLDRWGRGIAGNTEASRKRADTWSNIIGFAGLPLGLLGTQYAVGRSSGASKEFFAQDATIMVQSAVLASVANQAVKFAVGRERPFVHVLPEAEKGLTAHPTDNNLSFYSGHTNLAFSLAVSAGTVATMRGYKHQAVVWGVGLPLAASVGLLRMGADKHYLSDVITGAVLGTAFGVAVPLLLHGRVDDTPPASARPSSVSLNPMVGTQMVGLSGAF from the coding sequence ATGCTTGCTTCCTACCGGACCCTCGCCACCTTCTGCCTGCTCGTGCTGGCGCCGCTGACCCCGGCCGCCGCACAGGACACCTCCGACGCGCCGCGCGCGCTGCGCTTCAACTGGACGCGCGACGGCATCATCACCGGCACCGCGGGCGTGCTGTGGATCTCCACCGAGTCGGTGTTCAAGGACAACCTGGCCCCGGCACAGTGCCGCTGGTGCGACCGTGCACCGGACGGCACTGACCGGCTCAACCGCCTGGACCGCTGGGGCCGAGGCATCGCGGGCAACACGGAAGCGTCCCGCAAGCGCGCGGACACCTGGAGCAACATCATCGGGTTCGCGGGCCTGCCGCTGGGCCTGCTGGGCACCCAGTACGCAGTGGGGCGCAGCAGCGGCGCCTCCAAGGAGTTCTTCGCCCAGGACGCCACCATCATGGTCCAGAGCGCCGTCCTCGCCTCCGTCGCCAACCAGGCCGTGAAGTTCGCCGTGGGCCGCGAGCGGCCCTTCGTCCACGTCCTCCCGGAGGCGGAAAAGGGCCTCACCGCGCACCCCACCGACAACAATCTGTCCTTCTACAGTGGCCACACCAACCTGGCCTTCTCCCTGGCCGTGTCCGCCGGCACTGTCGCCACGATGCGCGGCTACAAGCACCAGGCCGTCGTCTGGGGCGTGGGCCTGCCGCTCGCCGCCTCCGTGGGCCTCTTGCGCATGGGCGCGGACAAGCACTACCTGTCCGACGTGATCACCGGTGCCGTGCTGGGGACCGCGTTCGGCGTCGCCGTGCCCCTGCTCCTGCACGGCCGCGTGGATGACACCCCGCCCGCCAGCGCGCGGCCGTCCTCGGTGTCACTCAACCCGATGGTCGGGACCCAGATGGTGGGCCTGTCCGGAGCGTTCTAG
- a CDS encoding LysR family transcriptional regulator, translated as MESLSAIGVFARVAETGSFASAARALGITPSAASKSVARLEERLGTRLFQRTTRRMHLTEQGARFHERCVRALTELRDAESELAHAVRTPRGRVRVSVPEMLALRLIIPNLQRFRREYPHLELDLDVNDHVADIVGDGLDAAVRCGELTDSRLMRRRLGPKRFILCASPSYLQVHGTPRSLDAIQEHDCIRYRFVSTGRVESWALRQPAGAPSPRIPETFVFNNSEAVTHAARAGFGIAQFVELMIRPELDAGTLRPFLREHSLERGALWLVWPQARRTPPKVKALGDFLARLVEEDEAGAR; from the coding sequence ATGGAGAGCCTGTCCGCCATCGGCGTCTTCGCCCGCGTCGCGGAAACCGGCAGCTTCGCCTCCGCGGCCCGCGCGCTGGGCATCACCCCTTCCGCCGCGAGCAAGAGCGTGGCCCGCCTGGAGGAGCGCCTGGGCACGCGCCTCTTCCAGCGCACCACGCGGCGCATGCATCTCACCGAGCAGGGCGCCCGCTTCCACGAGCGCTGCGTGCGCGCCCTCACCGAACTTCGCGACGCGGAGTCGGAGCTCGCCCACGCCGTGCGCACCCCTCGCGGCCGCGTCCGCGTCTCCGTCCCGGAGATGCTCGCCCTGCGGCTCATCATCCCCAACCTCCAGCGCTTCCGCCGCGAGTACCCGCACCTGGAGCTGGATCTGGACGTCAACGACCACGTGGCCGACATCGTCGGAGACGGGCTGGACGCGGCGGTGCGCTGCGGCGAGCTCACCGACTCACGCCTCATGCGCCGCCGACTGGGCCCCAAGCGCTTCATCCTTTGCGCCTCTCCCTCCTATCTCCAGGTGCACGGCACGCCGCGCTCGCTCGACGCAATCCAGGAACACGACTGCATCCGCTACCGCTTCGTGTCCACCGGCCGCGTGGAGTCCTGGGCCTTGCGCCAGCCCGCGGGCGCCCCCTCGCCGCGCATCCCGGAGACCTTCGTCTTCAACAACAGCGAGGCCGTCACCCACGCAGCCCGAGCGGGCTTCGGCATCGCCCAGTTCGTGGAGCTGATGATCCGCCCGGAGCTGGACGCCGGCACGCTGCGCCCCTTCCTCCGCGAGCACTCCCTGGAACGCGGCGCGCTGTGGCTGGTGTGGCCCCAGGCCCGGCGCACCCCGCCCAAGGTGAAGGCCCTGGGCGACTTCCTGGCGCGGCTCGTCGAAGAGGACGAAGCCGGGGCGCGCTGA
- a CDS encoding alpha/beta fold hydrolase has product MSTSSSGRREPSDRTVQKEPSAFTQHRFTSADGTSLSYFRHGAGPALVWICGTLSTWGDWRDVASRLSPRFTNFVLERRGRGASADGAAYTLEREVEDVLALMQEAGPGAALFGHSLGGILALEAAVRRSPARLMLYEPPFPISQFIAREAVELVRTTWKHEGPDAALVAAQHHIFRMLTPEQLEAFRQTPQWAKQLGMMETFLREIGAVADLPMGVERFRAVDTATLVLLGDQSPQVLLAEPAHALAKVLPHASLRVLPGHGHVAHVSAPALLAREVEDFLSAR; this is encoded by the coding sequence ATGAGCACCTCCAGTTCCGGCCGGCGCGAGCCTTCGGACAGAACGGTCCAGAAGGAACCATCGGCGTTCACCCAGCACCGGTTCACCTCCGCGGACGGCACGTCGCTGTCGTACTTCCGGCACGGGGCAGGGCCCGCGCTCGTCTGGATCTGCGGCACGCTCAGCACGTGGGGCGACTGGCGCGACGTCGCGTCGCGGCTGTCCCCGCGCTTCACGAACTTCGTGCTGGAACGGCGCGGACGCGGCGCCAGCGCGGACGGAGCGGCGTACACGCTGGAACGTGAGGTCGAGGACGTACTCGCGCTGATGCAGGAGGCCGGGCCCGGGGCCGCACTGTTCGGCCACTCGCTGGGAGGCATCCTCGCTCTGGAAGCGGCGGTACGACGGTCCCCTGCGCGGCTGATGCTCTATGAACCTCCATTCCCCATCTCCCAGTTCATCGCGCGCGAAGCCGTGGAACTCGTCCGGACGACCTGGAAGCACGAGGGCCCGGACGCGGCGCTCGTGGCCGCGCAGCACCACATCTTCCGGATGCTCACGCCGGAGCAACTCGAAGCCTTCCGTCAGACGCCGCAGTGGGCGAAGCAGCTCGGCATGATGGAGACCTTCCTGCGCGAAATCGGCGCGGTGGCGGACCTCCCCATGGGCGTGGAGCGCTTCCGCGCCGTTGACACCGCCACCCTCGTGCTCCTGGGCGACCAGAGTCCCCAGGTGCTTCTCGCGGAACCTGCCCATGCCCTGGCGAAAGTCCTCCCCCACGCGTCGCTCCGAGTGCTGCCGGGGCACGGCCACGTGGCCCACGTCTCCGCACCCGCGCTGCTCGCCCGTGAGGTGGAGGACTTCCTCTCCGCGCGCTGA
- a CDS encoding PD-(D/E)XK nuclease family protein, whose amino-acid sequence MPRPGRTLHVFPDAARRQAALRSERRARGISVGTHLLTWDDFVHALGGARELNRRPCPAMTARAVVAGLGATLGPTPFGDYVREPAFARAAADVLLDLKAGRLSPRELQDAAEVLPPERRTRARVLARLYHLYEQRLAELGLADREDVLRGAREALDRGTWPSGWDGVTGLVLHGVYDVRPSKLELLMGLAAACEARRVSLRVETPVGGSPVADAALAALFRAFENRGETMPHVDLFKADVTFEGRPFTDLGRHLFSPRAARDALKGAVDGLSVWNATNAREEARVVARDVRRLIDAGSAPGDIAIAYRDLGPEAGWLAEALGDLGIPVRLPWGEPLALAGPVRLALELPVLMEDGFPAERVAELVSSRYVPSLSRGGPDAPATLFALAAARDDRLGATRGKGAYDVRLEGLARRMAAQGGKRKEDAVKVMAVRALRDRVMRLIDECRHIPQEAPAAEALAAWWKVVERLGLLDSAGPLEAREAGSLGARIEDARARDDAALAAFRQRMEALLRSLRAVGGGPRITRRVLGRWLADALRDVHLPARGPSTGAVEVLDLSEVPGRTFRHLFVAGLTEGRLPGRDPPSPLLGDADRVALNQHLTRDVFRLTGGEFDDRAPWRLTEDRLLFASALAAAEGSLSLSFAVKASGGQEQVPSAFLEEVRRLTGHKWSTRTLPPVLPLDEVLTLPELRRTVALEALAGLSFPSLRVTEPDPAGQVLKDRFGTDDWFRSARELAHMEAARLRFFGREDELPGEFTGGVQGPQLEQKLRDTFHFGLERPLSASALSKFGNCGFQGFVAYGLKVAEPVVANEEFDARGRGTFWHRVMEEVFQALKEKKLLGQAPEDIPEEVLEKAVKKASRHFAELYHVGHHELWKLAGEKAQAMARRILADPRHGLPFDPLVPEGFELRFGPAAEDKRWSDVKLMVAEDAIVFEGQIDRLDTAGVEVGVIDYKTGRLDKRTLKENLLRSDFQLPLYLYAAREAGHVGARNAAWFSLRTGDAIHLSAVMPPAELEDLLSTDPEVRQRVADAAGLNLPNAVESLVRQLRKGDFPARPNDCGKCGYRAVCRITERRISDERSG is encoded by the coding sequence ATGCCCCGTCCTGGCCGCACACTCCACGTCTTCCCTGATGCCGCGCGCCGCCAGGCTGCCCTGCGGTCGGAGCGGCGTGCGCGGGGCATCTCCGTGGGGACCCACCTGCTCACGTGGGACGACTTCGTCCACGCGCTGGGTGGGGCGCGCGAGCTCAACCGGCGGCCCTGTCCCGCGATGACCGCCCGCGCCGTGGTGGCTGGCCTGGGCGCCACGCTCGGCCCCACGCCGTTCGGCGATTACGTACGCGAGCCCGCCTTCGCCCGCGCCGCGGCGGACGTGCTGCTGGACCTGAAGGCGGGCCGGCTCTCCCCTCGCGAACTCCAGGACGCCGCGGAGGTGCTGCCTCCGGAGCGTCGCACCCGCGCGCGGGTCCTCGCCCGGCTCTATCACCTGTACGAACAGCGGCTGGCGGAGCTGGGGCTCGCGGACCGCGAGGACGTGCTCCGGGGGGCTCGTGAGGCGCTGGACCGGGGCACGTGGCCCTCGGGCTGGGACGGGGTGACGGGGCTGGTGCTCCACGGCGTCTACGACGTGCGCCCGTCGAAACTGGAGCTGCTGATGGGGCTCGCCGCGGCGTGCGAGGCCCGGCGCGTGTCGCTGCGCGTGGAGACGCCGGTGGGCGGCTCGCCGGTGGCCGACGCGGCGCTCGCGGCGCTGTTCCGCGCCTTCGAGAACCGGGGCGAAACCATGCCCCACGTGGACCTCTTCAAGGCGGACGTCACCTTCGAGGGCCGCCCCTTCACCGACCTGGGCCGGCACCTGTTCTCGCCCCGCGCCGCTCGCGACGCGCTGAAGGGCGCGGTGGACGGGCTGTCCGTGTGGAACGCGACGAACGCGCGCGAAGAGGCCCGCGTGGTGGCTCGCGACGTGCGCCGCCTCATCGACGCGGGCAGCGCGCCGGGCGACATCGCCATCGCGTACCGGGACCTGGGCCCGGAGGCGGGCTGGCTCGCGGAGGCCCTGGGCGACCTGGGCATACCGGTGCGTTTGCCGTGGGGTGAACCGCTCGCGCTCGCGGGGCCGGTGCGGCTGGCGCTGGAGCTGCCGGTGCTGATGGAGGACGGATTCCCGGCCGAACGCGTGGCGGAGCTCGTCTCCAGCCGCTACGTGCCCTCGCTGTCGCGCGGTGGGCCGGATGCACCCGCGACCCTCTTCGCGCTCGCCGCCGCGCGCGACGACCGCCTGGGCGCCACGCGAGGGAAGGGCGCCTACGACGTGCGCCTGGAGGGGCTCGCGCGCCGGATGGCCGCGCAGGGCGGCAAGCGCAAGGAGGACGCGGTCAAGGTGATGGCCGTGCGCGCGCTGCGCGACCGCGTGATGCGGCTCATCGACGAATGCCGCCACATCCCCCAGGAGGCCCCCGCCGCGGAGGCACTCGCCGCGTGGTGGAAGGTCGTGGAGCGGCTGGGTCTGCTGGACTCCGCGGGGCCCCTGGAGGCTCGCGAGGCCGGGTCCCTGGGCGCGCGCATCGAGGACGCGAGGGCCCGGGATGACGCGGCGCTCGCGGCGTTCCGTCAACGGATGGAGGCGCTGCTGCGCTCGCTGCGCGCCGTGGGCGGAGGTCCCCGCATCACCCGGCGCGTGCTGGGCCGGTGGCTGGCGGACGCGCTGCGCGACGTGCACCTGCCCGCGCGAGGCCCGTCCACGGGCGCGGTGGAGGTGCTGGACCTGTCGGAGGTTCCGGGCCGCACCTTCCGGCATCTCTTCGTCGCCGGGCTCACCGAAGGCCGGCTCCCCGGGCGAGACCCGCCGTCGCCGCTCCTCGGAGACGCGGATCGCGTGGCGCTCAACCAGCACCTGACCCGGGACGTGTTCCGCCTCACCGGCGGCGAGTTCGACGACCGGGCGCCCTGGCGCCTCACGGAAGACCGGCTGCTCTTCGCCAGCGCGCTCGCCGCGGCGGAGGGCTCGTTGAGCCTGTCGTTCGCGGTGAAGGCCTCGGGCGGACAGGAGCAGGTGCCCTCCGCGTTCCTGGAAGAGGTGCGCCGGCTCACCGGCCACAAGTGGTCCACGCGCACGCTGCCTCCGGTGCTTCCGCTGGACGAAGTGCTCACGCTGCCGGAGCTGCGGCGCACCGTGGCGCTGGAGGCGCTGGCGGGCCTGTCGTTCCCGTCGTTGCGTGTCACGGAGCCGGACCCCGCGGGACAGGTGCTCAAGGATCGCTTCGGCACGGACGACTGGTTCCGCAGCGCCCGCGAGCTGGCCCACATGGAGGCCGCGCGCCTGCGCTTCTTCGGCCGCGAGGACGAACTGCCCGGCGAATTCACCGGCGGCGTGCAGGGCCCCCAACTGGAGCAGAAGCTGCGCGACACGTTCCACTTCGGCCTGGAGCGTCCGCTGTCCGCGAGCGCCCTGTCGAAGTTCGGCAACTGTGGCTTCCAGGGCTTCGTCGCATACGGCCTGAAGGTGGCCGAGCCCGTGGTGGCCAACGAGGAGTTCGACGCTCGGGGCCGAGGCACCTTCTGGCACCGCGTGATGGAGGAGGTCTTCCAGGCGCTCAAGGAGAAGAAGCTCCTGGGTCAGGCGCCGGAGGACATCCCCGAGGAAGTGCTGGAGAAGGCGGTCAAGAAGGCCAGCCGACACTTCGCGGAGCTGTACCACGTGGGCCACCACGAACTGTGGAAGCTCGCGGGCGAGAAGGCCCAGGCCATGGCCCGGCGCATCCTCGCGGATCCGCGACATGGCCTGCCGTTTGATCCGCTGGTGCCCGAGGGCTTCGAGCTGCGCTTCGGCCCCGCCGCCGAGGACAAGCGCTGGAGCGACGTGAAGCTGATGGTGGCGGAGGACGCCATCGTCTTCGAGGGGCAAATCGACCGGCTGGACACGGCCGGTGTGGAAGTGGGCGTCATCGACTACAAGACGGGCCGCCTGGACAAGCGCACGCTGAAGGAGAACCTGCTGCGTTCGGACTTCCAGCTCCCGCTGTACCTCTACGCCGCGCGCGAGGCCGGCCACGTGGGCGCGCGCAACGCGGCGTGGTTCTCGCTGCGCACGGGAGATGCCATCCATCTGTCGGCGGTGATGCCGCCCGCGGAGCTGGAGGACCTGCTGTCCACCGACCCGGAGGTGCGTCAGCGCGTGGCGGACGCCGCCGGACTCAACCTGCCCAACGCGGTGGAGTCGCTGGTGCGCCAGCTGCGCAAGGGTGACTTCCCGGCGCGGCCCAATGACTGCGGCAAGTGCGGCTACCGCGCGGTGTGCCGCATCACCGAGCGCCGCATCTCGGACGAGAGGAGCGGATGA
- a CDS encoding UvrD-helicase domain-containing protein: MSDTAPHMLALEKNLALMAGAGAGKTYSLVTMTLHLFAGARQADPLRPSRLCMLTFTDKAAAEMRKRVRERLDALAQGDVPLDAEKDLRASLARLERPFPTQDAWRKVREELGAATVGTFHSLCGQLLRRAPPAVGIDPAFEVLDELEASGLLEDVTERVVLDALEGGDARVRELCAELGFSGSGFSDGLVAALMDVYGTLREEGLKAATARVGDGVADKAQLEALIDDCRRLCLDARAQDTKGEWSNLLSAAEPALKGMTPDTFMQPAHFPTLRNVLLSEPRNLANLRKGAGACLKELLWRVKGKSDGSVRRLEDAYAAWRTAPFEATFRDLLTQVEERHDAELTRRNVFDFTSLLVKARDLLRDHPEFRQQVQERQGALLVDEFQDTNRLQLELVLLLSEKREGGPRELAPDADLVTALPLEPAFLCAVGDRKQSIYEFRGADVSVFKVLADKIDAEGGMRGFLQNNYRSLPGVLSFFNRAFAGLLVAKESTPRPFEVVYEPETDDLSPTRPDLADGRVVERLTLPEADTAPELREYEADAVARRLRVMLAPGAPPAVMAEDKKGLRPARGGDVAMLFRTFTHLEEYRQALIRHGVPHRVLRGRGFYGAQEVRDLASLLALLADADDALAFAAVLRSPLVGLSDASLFRLAGDLPLSLGSARLVDEEVRAAMSAREQSRLARFLELIPVLRRERDRLGVHALLQAALDATGYREALAGSPYAEQASANVEKLLSLAARRDERGTGGCVAFARELRQLADSDPNEAQADLLDEGDPRAVQLLTIHRAKGLEWPVVIVPGMGGRRRTTSARAYFERSFGLALRPWMPDSLDTFTSERFEAVRAELKAREDAEYLRLLYVALTRAKDLLVLSGGEEKRAGTDTWWHRVDRRLDADPDLRALANDLDVEQLPPPADPEPPTEEQLEQARIRLESALERMSVEASGAGAEVFTDAPAVASVRAVQDFLTCPRRYHQLHRLGLAVGSEPWEAPARAAPLFVEPDGWLPVERPDQLVTRLLREVDLSLAGADVEASERRAHLENLLRSAGRDPDEDDLGDVLATVERFLDTTFARQLAAVPASTIHRGLDFVLDLDDSASVEGAVDLLWESPDGEAVAVLLRPGARHPLGPAACVHELTALALASARMVREGVAVRVGVAFLGDASPEPEFLPAGSADAGAVRRLAEGVRALVQAEMSRAWPGWDRAACQALHCGFAEHCHPAPPAC; encoded by the coding sequence ATGAGCGACACCGCGCCCCACATGCTCGCGCTGGAGAAGAACCTGGCCCTGATGGCGGGCGCGGGCGCGGGCAAGACGTACAGCCTGGTCACGATGACGCTGCACCTGTTCGCGGGAGCGCGGCAGGCGGATCCGTTGCGTCCCTCCCGGCTGTGCATGCTCACGTTCACGGACAAGGCCGCCGCCGAAATGCGCAAGCGCGTCCGCGAGCGCCTGGACGCGCTGGCCCAGGGTGACGTCCCGCTCGACGCGGAGAAGGACCTGCGCGCGTCGCTCGCGAGGCTGGAGCGCCCGTTTCCCACGCAGGACGCGTGGCGCAAGGTGCGCGAGGAGCTGGGCGCCGCGACGGTGGGCACGTTCCACTCGCTCTGCGGTCAGCTCCTGCGCCGCGCTCCGCCCGCGGTGGGCATTGATCCCGCCTTCGAGGTGCTCGACGAACTGGAGGCATCGGGCCTGCTGGAGGACGTCACCGAACGCGTCGTCCTGGACGCGCTGGAGGGCGGCGACGCGCGCGTGCGCGAGCTGTGCGCGGAGCTGGGCTTCTCCGGCTCCGGCTTCTCCGACGGGCTCGTGGCCGCGCTGATGGACGTCTACGGCACGCTGCGCGAAGAGGGCCTCAAGGCCGCCACCGCGCGCGTGGGCGACGGCGTGGCGGACAAGGCGCAGCTCGAAGCCCTCATCGACGACTGCCGCCGCCTCTGTCTGGACGCCCGCGCCCAGGACACCAAGGGCGAGTGGAGCAACCTCCTGTCCGCAGCCGAGCCCGCGCTGAAGGGCATGACGCCGGACACGTTCATGCAGCCGGCCCACTTCCCGACGCTGCGCAATGTGCTGCTGTCGGAGCCGCGCAACCTGGCCAACCTGCGCAAGGGCGCGGGCGCGTGCTTGAAGGAACTGCTCTGGAGAGTGAAGGGCAAGAGCGACGGCTCCGTGCGGCGGCTGGAGGACGCCTACGCCGCGTGGCGCACGGCGCCCTTCGAGGCGACCTTCCGCGACCTGTTGACCCAGGTGGAGGAGCGGCACGACGCGGAACTGACCCGGCGCAACGTGTTCGACTTCACCTCGTTGCTGGTGAAGGCGCGCGACCTGCTGCGCGACCATCCGGAGTTCCGTCAGCAGGTGCAGGAGCGGCAGGGCGCGCTGCTGGTGGACGAGTTCCAGGACACCAACCGGTTGCAGCTGGAGCTGGTGCTGCTCCTGTCGGAGAAGCGCGAAGGCGGCCCGCGCGAGCTGGCGCCGGACGCGGACCTCGTGACCGCGCTGCCCCTGGAGCCCGCGTTCCTGTGCGCGGTGGGTGACCGCAAGCAGTCCATCTACGAGTTCCGTGGCGCGGACGTGTCCGTGTTCAAGGTCCTCGCGGACAAGATTGACGCCGAGGGCGGCATGCGCGGCTTCCTCCAGAACAACTACCGCTCGTTGCCCGGTGTCCTGTCCTTCTTCAACCGCGCGTTCGCTGGGCTGCTCGTGGCGAAGGAGTCAACGCCCCGTCCCTTCGAGGTCGTCTACGAACCCGAGACGGACGACCTGTCGCCCACGCGCCCGGACCTGGCGGATGGGCGCGTGGTGGAGCGGCTCACCCTGCCGGAGGCCGACACCGCCCCGGAGCTGCGCGAGTACGAAGCGGACGCGGTGGCCCGCAGGCTGCGGGTGATGCTCGCGCCGGGTGCTCCGCCGGCGGTGATGGCGGAGGACAAGAAGGGCCTGCGTCCCGCGCGCGGCGGCGACGTGGCCATGCTCTTCCGGACCTTCACGCACCTGGAGGAGTACCGGCAGGCGTTGATCCGCCATGGCGTGCCGCACCGGGTGCTGCGAGGCCGCGGGTTCTACGGGGCGCAGGAGGTGCGCGACCTCGCCTCGTTGCTGGCGCTGCTCGCGGACGCGGACGACGCGCTGGCGTTCGCCGCGGTGCTGCGCTCGCCGCTGGTCGGCCTGTCGGACGCGTCGCTGTTCCGGCTCGCGGGGGACCTGCCGCTGTCGCTCGGCTCAGCCCGGTTGGTGGATGAAGAGGTCCGCGCCGCCATGTCCGCGCGTGAGCAGTCGCGGCTCGCGCGCTTCCTGGAGCTCATCCCCGTGCTACGGCGAGAGAGGGATCGGCTGGGCGTGCATGCCCTCCTGCAAGCCGCGCTGGACGCGACCGGCTACCGCGAAGCGCTGGCGGGCTCGCCCTACGCGGAGCAGGCGAGCGCGAACGTGGAGAAGCTCCTGTCGCTGGCGGCGCGCAGGGACGAGCGCGGCACGGGAGGCTGCGTGGCCTTCGCGCGCGAGCTGCGCCAGCTGGCGGACTCCGACCCCAACGAGGCCCAGGCGGACCTGCTGGACGAGGGCGACCCTCGCGCCGTGCAACTGCTCACCATCCACCGCGCCAAGGGCCTGGAGTGGCCGGTGGTCATCGTGCCCGGGATGGGCGGACGCCGCCGCACCACGTCCGCTCGGGCGTACTTCGAGCGCTCCTTCGGCCTGGCCCTGCGGCCGTGGATGCCGGACTCGCTGGACACCTTCACCTCCGAACGCTTCGAGGCCGTGCGCGCCGAGCTGAAGGCCCGCGAGGACGCCGAATACCTGCGCCTGCTCTACGTGGCCCTCACGCGCGCCAAGGACCTGCTCGTGCTGTCCGGCGGCGAGGAGAAGCGCGCGGGCACGGACACGTGGTGGCATCGCGTGGACCGACGGCTGGACGCGGATCCGGACCTGCGTGCGCTCGCCAACGACTTGGACGTGGAGCAGCTGCCGCCGCCCGCGGATCCGGAGCCGCCCACGGAGGAGCAGCTCGAACAGGCGCGGATCCGCCTGGAGTCCGCGCTGGAGCGCATGTCCGTCGAAGCCTCGGGCGCCGGTGCCGAAGTGTTCACCGACGCCCCGGCGGTCGCCTCCGTGCGCGCGGTCCAGGACTTCCTCACCTGTCCTCGCCGCTACCACCAGCTCCACCGACTGGGGCTCGCCGTCGGATCCGAACCGTGGGAGGCCCCCGCGCGCGCCGCGCCCCTCTTCGTGGAGCCCGATGGCTGGCTGCCCGTGGAGCGTCCGGACCAGCTCGTCACACGGCTGTTACGCGAAGTGGACCTGTCACTCGCGGGCGCGGACGTGGAGGCCTCCGAGCGGCGCGCGCACCTGGAGAACCTGCTGCGGAGCGCGGGCCGGGATCCGGACGAGGACGACCTGGGCGACGTGCTCGCCACCGTGGAGCGCTTCCTGGACACGACGTTCGCCCGCCAGCTCGCGGCGGTGCCCGCGTCCACCATCCACCGGGGCTTGGACTTCGTGCTGGACCTGGATGACAGCGCCAGCGTGGAGGGCGCGGTGGATCTGCTCTGGGAGTCGCCGGACGGCGAGGCCGTGGCGGTGCTCCTTCGCCCGGGTGCTCGCCACCCCCTGGGCCCGGCCGCGTGTGTCCATGAGCTGACGGCACTTGCCCTGGCGTCCGCGCGGATGGTTCGCGAGGGGGTGGCGGTGCGGGTGGGCGTGGCCTTCCTGGGCGACGCCTCCCCAGAGCCGGAATTCCTCCCGGCCGGATCCGCCGACGCGGGGGCGGTGCGCCGGCTGGCCGAGGGCGTCCGAGCGCTTGTCCAGGCCGAAATGTCCCGGGCATGGCCGGGGTGGGACAGGGCGGCCTGCCAGGCCCTTCACTGCGGCTTCGCGGAACACTGTCACCCGGCCCCTCCCGCGTGCTAA
- a CDS encoding adenylosuccinate synthase, with protein MPNVVVIGAQWGDEGKGKVVDLLTEHAQVVVRFQGGNNAGHTLVVGGQKTVLHLIPSGILHPGKTCVIGNGVVVDPAVLVGEIDALKPRGFLKDDAQLLISDNAHVIFPWHKLLDSFREKARGGSAIGTTGRGIGPAYEDKVARRGIRVRDLLHPERLRRRIDERLPAALEELKDLCAQAGVDVPRLETPQVLAEFSALGERLRPYVHDVSLFLSEQVRRGARILFEGAQGTLLDVDHGTYPFVTSSNCVAGNAAVGSGLGPTAIDKVMGISKAYTTRVGGGPFPTELSDELGDRLRKVGDEFGATTGRPRRCGWLDGVVLRYAVRVNGLWGLALTKLDVLSGIKTLSICNAYELDGQRVTELPGDYEDLARVKPIYESLPGWDEKIAGVRTFDELPEAAKRYVRRVEEVSGVPVVCVSVGADRGETVLLQNPFRS; from the coding sequence ATGCCGAACGTCGTCGTCATCGGAGCGCAGTGGGGAGATGAGGGGAAGGGCAAGGTCGTCGACCTTCTCACCGAGCATGCCCAGGTGGTCGTCCGTTTCCAGGGCGGCAACAACGCGGGGCACACGCTGGTGGTGGGTGGGCAGAAGACCGTCCTGCACCTGATTCCGTCCGGCATCCTTCACCCGGGCAAGACGTGTGTCATTGGCAACGGAGTGGTGGTGGATCCCGCCGTCCTCGTCGGGGAGATCGACGCGCTCAAGCCGCGCGGCTTCCTCAAGGATGACGCCCAGCTGCTCATCTCCGACAACGCCCACGTCATCTTCCCGTGGCACAAGCTGCTGGACAGCTTCCGTGAGAAGGCGCGCGGTGGCAGCGCCATCGGCACCACGGGGCGGGGCATTGGTCCGGCGTACGAGGACAAGGTCGCCCGCCGGGGCATCCGCGTGCGCGACCTGCTCCACCCGGAGCGCCTGCGCCGCCGCATCGACGAGCGCCTGCCCGCCGCGCTGGAGGAGCTGAAGGACCTCTGCGCCCAGGCGGGTGTGGACGTGCCTCGGCTGGAGACGCCGCAGGTGCTGGCGGAGTTCTCCGCCCTGGGCGAGCGGCTGCGCCCCTACGTGCACGACGTGTCCCTCTTCCTCTCCGAGCAGGTCCGCCGCGGCGCCCGCATCCTCTTCGAGGGCGCGCAGGGCACGCTGCTGGACGTGGACCACGGCACCTATCCGTTCGTCACCAGCTCCAACTGCGTGGCGGGCAACGCCGCGGTGGGCTCGGGCCTGGGTCCCACGGCCATCGACAAGGTGATGGGCATCAGCAAGGCGTACACCACGCGCGTCGGCGGAGGCCCGTTCCCCACGGAGCTGAGCGACGAGCTGGGAGACCGGCTGCGCAAGGTGGGCGACGAGTTCGGCGCCACCACGGGCCGCCCGCGCCGCTGCGGCTGGCTGGACGGCGTGGTGCTGCGCTACGCGGTGCGCGTCAACGGCCTGTGGGGCCTGGCGCTCACCAAGCTGGACGTGCTCAGCGGCATCAAGACGCTCAGCATCTGCAACGCGTACGAACTGGACGGCCAGCGCGTCACCGAGCTGCCCGGTGACTACGAGGACCTGGCGCGCGTGAAGCCCATCTACGAGTCGCTGCCCGGCTGGGACGAGAAGATCGCCGGCGTGCGCACCTTCGACGAGCTGCCGGAAGCCGCCAAGCGCTACGTGCGCCGCGTGGAAGAGGTCAGCGGCGTGCCCGTGGTGTGCGTGTCCGTGGGCGCCGACCGCGGCGAGACGGTGCTCCTGCAGAACCCCTTCCGCAGCTAG